ACCTCCAACTTTCTTCCTTTATTATCTACATTTCACTAATTGTTCAAAAAATcaagcaaaattttaaaaactaaaaaatgtagcttccaaaaagttgtttttcttttttaaatttggctaaGAATTCAACCAAGATGTAAATCATTGTAACATGTATATGGAGATgaaatagacttaattttcaaaaacaaaaaaacaaaatggttatcaaacaGAGCCTCAACTTTTGTTGATCGATTTTGTATTTGCATATATAAGTATTGAAACGGGAGCCTTGTTTGGTGCTTACTACATTTTTGTTGATAACTAATCTTCTAACTTTGTAATGTACTCTTTTTGCGGTATGATAATTTCAGTCTATTTGTGTAATACTCATTAATAGATTTAAAATTAACATCCTTGCGAATAAATGGAAAATTTGTATTAGTTTGGGTATTAATAATTTGTTCTACTTTCAATAATTTAGAGGGTTAATATGGTAGTAtaataaaaaaagttaattCAAGTAGTAATTGAATTTGTATTGGAATAAGGGCAAAGTCGGTTGTTAAACAGAAAAAAATGGAGCCTATAACTTAATAATTGTATTAGTGTCCAGTGGAATTTGCCCTTATCTAAATATAATGCCCGGATTAGTCAGATGTTCCTTCTACTTCGCAACGAACCTTGTTTGGTGCTCCGACCTATTAACTTctatctgtattgatagttcgACTTTGTGGATTAgccttttcctttctttcattCTTAAAATTAAAACAGTTTTACCATAGAGTCCCTACGTGGAGGCTCCCAATTTTGCAGGTGCACACTTAAATAACTATTTCCCCAGGCCAACACCGCCTCCAGGTGCACAGAGACATCCGTCCTCCAGCAGGGATTGAGTGGGTTTGTATGTATCGTGTAGGATATTGTCTTGTATTTATGGCTATAGATATGGTTGTATGTGTGGATAATCTTGCTTAAAGCAGCTGCCATTCCTTTACTCGGGGATGTGTGTCGTGGATATGTATTTAACAGAACAGACTAATGGCTGTAGTCGGAACTTTTCATCATTCTGGTTGGCGGCTGTGTTCACCGTTGGCCGCTTGGTGGTGAATCTCGAACCCTTTATTACATTGGACTATTTTCGTTGCACCAGTCGGTCACCACGTGCCACTTTCATTCATTGTAAGCTCTTTCAGGGTAAaaaatctttataaataatTCTTTAAATGTGTTTGGACTTGGACCTGGACCTGGACCACACCATTTCTTAATTGATCCAGGTATGGTAAAATTTCCTCCGGTTCCACATTTTACATTCTGCGCATGAAAAAACGACTTTTACATGTACGTTTTCTATCTCACGGTTCCAAAATTAGAGCTTATATACGTTTTTTTACCccattttcttaaaaattataaaagatgTTATTGTACTCTTAAAATTTATAAAGTTATGTGTCGGTACATAAATAAAATCTTTCCTAAAAAAGAAATCGATGTAAATAACgaaataattgaaaatatttatgaaatatagtaaaattttataatattaacGTCGATGTTTATTAAACAAAATGTTAGATTATTGTTGAATGATTACAACGTTACCAAATAGAAATTTCTCATCTATGACAGAAGATAAAAGGTTTCAACTAATAAAATATATGTtgctcaaattaattaattggaagTTAATTTGTCAGTTATAAAATTATATTGATGTTTAAATTGTAGTCTATTAGTTTAGCTACTTCAATTAATTAGGGGCATCTCTAGAAATagtaaaataattcaaaatatagttcttaacttattgagttttttttcaactatattttataaatagtttccatatgaattttctttttttcatttgtaataattttttttaaatttttttatctttattcaaatttgattttaggtgaataaaatagtttatataaaaacatatatattcatttttatttttaaataaaatgtaaaaaactAATGTgataaaacaattaattaattatatttgtaattagttaatgagaattataattaatataatatgatcttattttttaataattataattattttatcattgattaattgaaattttattaagtaTTTAATTGATACATCGTAATTATATAAATTAACAAATTGATCCCATCAAATTCTATCCAATTATGTGATTAAGTATGTTTAATTATAAATTACTTTTATTACAAGTacttattattaataatttaattcattgaattatttgattgttaaaagattatttttttttccaaaaactTTTGGATTTgatttattgtttattaatttattatattttacaaAGCTTTCAGGATTGAATTAACaaatcaaatgaaaaataatttattctCCTATACACAACTAAATATTATAGTTGATTTTCAGCTATCATATTCGCTTATTATTTTGATGTCTTTAATTAGTGGGCATCTGTAAACCTTTCAACCAAGCCTCTGTACGCTGATGTATCATTTTTTACGACactaaaattttgatatatttccACCAATTACGCTTAGTAAAAGGAGAGCCCAGGAGGGACGGAGCGGAACAGGGAATTGCACTTGGAGGTCTCAGGCCCAAGCACTAATAAGTAGGAGTCTGGGAGGGGGAAAAACACGCATATTCCTcccttcccccccccccccccccccccccccccccccccccccaactcttttttctgttttccattctttttaaattttattgttttgCCTCCCTACTGTTGGTGCTGTCTTTGCGTTCACTTATCTGTGAACACATTTTAAGATCCGATCTGGGCATCTGCTGTTTGGGGGGGGTCCTTCACTTCCTCTCCCCGCCCCTCCAATCTCATCCTTTTCTGTTTCTCTCGCTCAGATTTTTGTCGAATTTAAGTTTAttcgagagagagagagaaaggagaAATGGAGGCTGAAAAGAAATCGTCGGCGGTATCGGATGTCGGGGCGTGGGCGATGAATATCGTCAGTTCAGTCGGGATAATTATGGCCAACAAGCAGCTCATGTCTGCCAATGGCTATGCTTTCAGTTTCGGTGAGACTAAATCTTATCGCTCTTACTCTCTCGTCTTCCCCTTCCTCCCAGAGTTTTTTAGATCTCTGATTGCAAAACTATGCACttgtttaaataataataatacaaattattattaaattattttgaacTCCTTGTGTCAACTTTGGATTATTGTCGATCTAAATCCTATCCACGGCTCGTTTCTTCTAATTTATAGCAAAAAATTAAGGATCCATCTCTTTGTGATGGTGGAATTTCACAATCTAGTATATATGCTCAATGACGATGTTACACTTGTAGGCAATTGTTTTACTCCATTGTCACATCGCTACTTGCAAGCTTGGGACAGTTTTCTATGCTGTATTTTACCATCTATATTGAATTATTTGCGGATCTTCATTCTGTAATGCTTATTAGCTTCCaactaataaaatatattaactGTTTACTTATTTTAAATTCCTTTTCAGCCACAACTTTGACTGGGTTCCACTTTGCGGTGACTGCACTGGTTGGTCTGGTCTCAAATGCCACTGGTTATTCCTCATCAAAGCACGTTCCTTTGTGGGAGCTCTTTTGGTTTTCTATTGTTGCAAATATGTCTATCACGGGAATGAACTTTAGTCTTATGCTGAACTCAGTGGGATTTTACCAAGTAAGAACTTACTAAGAAGATTACTTGGTAACTGTATGACTGTCTTCAGAACCTTTGCACTTTAATTTACTTTATAAGATGCATCGGGTATGGTAAACTAAAGAATGGTATCTAACTGTGTTTTCATGCGTTATCGCTCCCTATTCTGATAACTTTCCTCTCTTATATGTTTGTTTCAGATCTCAAAACTCAGTATGATCCCTGTGGTTTGTGTGATGGAGTGGATCCTTCATAACAAGCACTACTCAAAAGAAGTTAAAATTGCTGTTGTTGTAGTAGTAATTGGTGTGGGAGTTTGCACTGTCACTGATGTGAAAGTTAATCTCAAAGGGTTTTTATGTGCATGCATAGCAGTTTTGTCGACATCTTTGCAGCAAATTGTGAGTTCTTCGCCTCTACTAGTGTCTCCTGCTTGGCTTTTACTCCTCATGCTTCATATATATGTTTGATTgattggtttttgttttttactcTCTCTCGCAGCAAGGGTgtgattttttctttctttttccttctgaAATAAGCAAAATAGTAAAGTAGAAACGTGAACCTTTAATTGTTGCTACGACTCTGTGCTTAATCTAACGACCGTAAGCGAGAGATGCTTGGGCTCCTCGCTAGGCATTCAGCAATACACTTGCATTGTTTGTAGAAACATCGCATTGCATCACAAATAGCAATGGGACATctggttattattattattattattattattattattattattttaattgagTTTGTGCTGGATACAGACATTCTGGGAATAATCACTAAATATAATTGTCTCGTGGCCAGATGGAGAACTTTTAGAAGTTTAATTTCTAATTATGAACTTTTTGAAGGGACTGAACTTTGGTATTGTATCTGATCATCTTACGGTCAGGCTAGATAGAAGCCAGCAGAAAGCTTTACTTTCTTTCCTACAGCCTATACACATTTGACATAGTTTGCATGTAAACGGATTCTTATCAGAAATGATTATAAAAACAACGACGAAAGTACCTGCAGTTATGATGATAATACAACTCTCATCTCTGAAATATATTTCTTGCAACAGACTATAGGTTCACTACAAAAGAAGTACTCCATTGGATCTTTTGAATTGCTGAGCAAGACTGCACCTATTCAAGCCCTCTCCCTTCTGGTTCTCGGTCCATTTATTGATTACTACCTTAGTGACAATTCTCTACTGAACTATAAAATGTCTTCTGGTGCCATTGTAAGTACTAGTCATTTGCTGCATCACTCTAGCCAATTCAATTATCTACACAATTTTCAACTAATTTCTTGCGATGGGACATATTTGCAGTTGTTCATCCTTCTTTCATGCGCTCTTGCTGTGTTCTGCAATGTCAGTCAATACTTGTGCATTGGGCGTTTCTCAGCTGTGTCTTTCCAGGTGTTAGGTCACATGAAAACAGTATGTGTTCTCACATTGGGATGGTTGCTCTTTGATTCCGAACTAACTTTGAAGAACATATCAGGCATGATTTTAGCAGTTGttggtatggttatttatagtTGGGCTGTGGAGGTTGAGAAGCAATCTAGCATGAAGACTAATCTCAATGTGAAAAATAGTCTGACGGAAGAGGAAATTAGACTTCTGAAAGAAGGAAGGGAGTCCAATCCTGTTAAGGATATTGAACTTGGTGAGACTAAAGGATGAATTTCACCTTGTCTTTTTAGGTCATTGCATTGTGTTGTGTCTAGTGTCTAGTCTTAGACTTACACTTATTCGTATCCCAATCCTTGCACCGATTAATTTAGATATTATATGCCCCCGTAGTAACCTTGTGTCCgttcaattatatttttcttgttcacatttatatttatacgtttatatgtatgtatatcttttttcttttttccttcataTTATTTATGCTAAGAGGTTAGTTCTAAGGCCATGAACCGATGGTAAAATGTCAACGTCATTTGTAAGtgaactttattttatttacttctTTAGATTCTTCTCTTTTATGAATACAAAATACATCACCTTGTTACAATTTCACGTGTTTTGGTCTATGTATGAGTACAGGGTTTGAACATTATCTCTCCAGTCGTATCCAATGAGTGATACTTGGAAgatgttagaaaaaaaaaaacttaaaataatttAGAGCTAGTAAGTTAGCTGTATGAACGATATGCACCTTTTTTAGGGTTCATTGAGTCTTTAGATAATCATACTATTTTTAGCAAACTGTCAGTGTAGAAAAAGGGTACATCCAGATTTTTTTTTGGACATTTAATGATATACGAATAATCGTGTCTTATTTATCATTTTGGATGGAGATGTCAATTGTTTGTTAAATGAGAATTTTGGCTAATCAAAACTTACATTAAGAAAGTCACGTGGAAACTACTTACCTCAATTGACAATCTTATAATTCTCAACTTAAAAGCAAAAAAGATATATTGGGACTTGTGCAAATGGTATGTGTGGTTTGAGATGAAACGAGTTGTTAATTCTGTTAGCAAGTATCCAACATGCCAACGAG
This region of Cucumis melo cultivar AY chromosome 7, USDA_Cmelo_AY_1.0, whole genome shotgun sequence genomic DNA includes:
- the LOC103493868 gene encoding UDP-rhamnose/UDP-galactose transporter 2-like, which gives rise to MEAEKKSSAVSDVGAWAMNIVSSVGIIMANKQLMSANGYAFSFATTLTGFHFAVTALVGLVSNATGYSSSKHVPLWELFWFSIVANMSITGMNFSLMLNSVGFYQISKLSMIPVVCVMEWILHNKHYSKEVKIAVVVVVIGVGVCTVTDVKVNLKGFLCACIAVLSTSLQQITIGSLQKKYSIGSFELLSKTAPIQALSLLVLGPFIDYYLSDNSLLNYKMSSGAILFILLSCALAVFCNVSQYLCIGRFSAVSFQVLGHMKTVCVLTLGWLLFDSELTLKNISGMILAVVGMVIYSWAVEVEKQSSMKTNLNVKNSLTEEEIRLLKEGRESNPVKDIELGETKG